The nucleotide window AAGTGGTTGCCTGAATGGATGGCCAAGACCGGCGCGAAACTGATCGTCGGCAAGGGCGGCATGACGTCCAAAGATTACAAGGAATACTTCGTGCCCAACGGCGCGGTTTACCTGTCGACGGTGGGTTACGGAACCGGTGCGCTTCTGGGGCGCGGGGTGGAGAATGTGGAAGCCGTCCATTGGAACGAGGAACTGGGCCTCGCCCAGGCCATGTGGGTCATAAAATGCAACAAGATGGGGCCGTTCATCGTCGCCTCCGACCTCAACGGCGACTGCCTGTTCGAGCGAGAGAATGCCAAGATCGCGGAGAACGTCGCGCGGGTCTACGAGGGCACGAAGCCGGCGGTCCTGAAACGCTACGGCGAAAGCGATGACCGCACGGATGAGGTGATCTGAGCGCGAGTGCCGAAACCCTATCCGGCTGACCGTCACATCAATTCGCTCACCCCCACGCCGATCCCCATGGCCAAGGTCAACAGGATCAGGACCCACCGAAACGCGGTGTCGGTCAACCTTCGGAAGACGGCGATGCCGATCTGCGCGGCGATCAGGCCGGTGGGGATGGTGATCAGCAGCGCGGGCCCCGCAGTTGCGAACGCGCCGCGCAGGAACAGCAGCGTCACGGTCGTGGACAGCATGACGATGTTGAACGGTTGCAGGACCGCCCGCGTCTCGAACTTGGTCCAGGGCCGTAGCGACATCCACATCGACGGCACCGCCCCGGACATGCCCGCCGCTCCCCCCAGAACACCGCCAATACCGCCGATCGCGCAATCAATGACCGGAGTTGGCCGGGCAAAGGCAGGCAGGGACCGGCGAACCGCGAAATAACCGCCGTAAAGGATCAGGAACCCAGCGACGCCAAGGCGCAGAACGCTGGCATCCAGCCCGTTGAGAAGCCACACCCCGATGGGCACCCCGACCAGCCCCGGCAGCACGAACCGCATCAGGCGCCGCGGTTGCGCCAATATCGCCCGGCGCACCACCCAGACGCCCTGAAGCCCGGCTATGACCGACATCAGCGCCACGATTGCCACCGCCGTCACCGGATCCAGAACCACCAGGTAGAATCCCAGCGCGAACAACGCCGTACCGGTTCCGGACAGCCCGTTGATGAACCCGCCCGCCGCTGCCCCAAGCAGGAGGAACACGATCATTTCCGCGCTCATTGCATGACATCCCCCGCATCCGAACGGGCCGCATGAATGACATGGCGCAACGCCGCGATGACCTCATCGACAGCGCGGGTTTTGACCTGATCGGCCCGGTGGACCAGCCCCATGATCCGCACCGGCGCGTCCGGGCCAAGCGGCAGGCGCTTGACCGCGATCCGGTCGGTGGGGGGCACGACCAGCCGCGGTACGATAGACACGCCGAGATTGGCGCGCACCATGCTCTCGATCGCTTCCGGACTGTCGAGTTCCATGGTCTCAGCCACGCGCAGGCGCTTTGACAGGATCCAGTTGTCGATCAGGGTGCCGAGGACGGCATTGCGGTTGAACCGGATATAGGGCCGTGTGCGGAGGAGTTCGATCGCGTCCATCTCTCCTTCCTCGATTGCGGCGATCAGCTCCAAAGGCTCTCGGGCCAGTTCATGGAAGGTGAGGCCCACGGGCAATTGATGCGGTTGGGTGATGATCGCGGCGTCCAGATTGCCGCGTTCCAACTCCGCCAACAATGGCCCGGTCAAGCCGGGCTGGATATGCAGGCCGATCTTCGGAAACTTGTCCTTGAGGATCGCCATCGCCTGCGGCGTCAGCCCCGTCAGCGTGGTGCCAAGCGTGCCGAGCCGGATAGTTCCCGAAAGCCCGCCATCCTCCATCACGGACGGCACCAGATTGTCGTAATCGGCAATCAGGTGTCGGGCCTTCGTGACGATCTGTCGGGCCACCGGCGTCAGTTCGGGCGTTCGGCCGCCGCGATCAAACAGGGATACGCCCAGATCAGCCTCCAATGCCTGCATCTGTTGGCTGACAGCGGCGTGGGTCACGTGAACGACATCCGCTGCCGCGCTGAACGTCTTTGTGTCGGCAATGGCGACAAGGGTGCGCAATCGGCGGATGGTCATGGAAGGCGGGCGTCGATGTAAGAGACGATTTCAGAAGCGAGTGCGTCAACTGTCGAGCAATCAAGCGCTGCTTACAATTCAATTGTGCCGGGTAGGTGGGTTAACGATGTTAATGCATTGCCGAGGATGCGCCATTCCAACGTTGCGCGGGCCGGACAGGGCTGGCATCACGGGTCACATGCGCCTGATCGACCCCAAGCACCCCTTCTTCCAACCGGCCTGGCGTCGGTATCTGCT belongs to Hasllibacter sp. MH4015 and includes:
- a CDS encoding sulfite exporter TauE/SafE family protein, encoding MSAEMIVFLLLGAAAGGFINGLSGTGTALFALGFYLVVLDPVTAVAIVALMSVIAGLQGVWVVRRAILAQPRRLMRFVLPGLVGVPIGVWLLNGLDASVLRLGVAGFLILYGGYFAVRRSLPAFARPTPVIDCAIGGIGGVLGGAAGMSGAVPSMWMSLRPWTKFETRAVLQPFNIVMLSTTVTLLFLRGAFATAGPALLITIPTGLIAAQIGIAVFRRLTDTAFRWVLILLTLAMGIGVGVSELM
- a CDS encoding fumarate hydratase C-terminal domain-containing protein produces the protein MSGPREIILSTTPTDEDIAKLRLGDVVYLSGLMYTAREGVYMRALQDRANIPMELPTQSAANFHCSPAARINADGSFDMGAVTATASFRFAKWLPEWMAKTGAKLIVGKGGMTSKDYKEYFVPNGAVYLSTVGYGTGALLGRGVENVEAVHWNEELGLAQAMWVIKCNKMGPFIVASDLNGDCLFERENAKIAENVARVYEGTKPAVLKRYGESDDRTDEVI
- a CDS encoding LysR family transcriptional regulator → MTIRRLRTLVAIADTKTFSAAADVVHVTHAAVSQQMQALEADLGVSLFDRGGRTPELTPVARQIVTKARHLIADYDNLVPSVMEDGGLSGTIRLGTLGTTLTGLTPQAMAILKDKFPKIGLHIQPGLTGPLLAELERGNLDAAIITQPHQLPVGLTFHELAREPLELIAAIEEGEMDAIELLRTRPYIRFNRNAVLGTLIDNWILSKRLRVAETMELDSPEAIESMVRANLGVSIVPRLVVPPTDRIAVKRLPLGPDAPVRIMGLVHRADQVKTRAVDEVIAALRHVIHAARSDAGDVMQ